The following proteins are encoded in a genomic region of Enoplosus armatus isolate fEnoArm2 chromosome 11, fEnoArm2.hap1, whole genome shotgun sequence:
- the kctd12.1 gene encoding BTB/POZ domain-containing protein KCTD12.1, which yields MALADTERGVSNCGDSGSPFSEIIELNVGGQVYVTRHKTLIAVPDSLLWNMFSKKSPKELARDSKGRFFLDRDGFLFRYILDYLRDLNLVLPDYFPEKSRLQREADFFQLRDLAKRLSPRVSKDNSISEEISQSDTEEGALQCGSSGGMETLRAMSVSGAMRSPSLDSRKSGYITIGYRGSYTIGRDIQTDAKFRRVARITVCGKTSLAKEVFGDTLNESRDPDRPPERYTSRYYLKYNFLEQAFDKLTEAGFHMVACSSTGTCAYTSNDPNEDKIWTSYTEYVFCRE from the coding sequence ATGGCACTGGCCGACACAGAGCGCGGAGTGTCCAACTGCGGCGACTCGGGCTCCCCGTTTTCAGAGATTATTGAGCTGAATGTCGGCGGACAGGTTTATGTGACCAGACACAAAACTCTCATCGCCGTCCCGGACTCGCTGCTGTGGAACATGTTCAGCAAGAAGTCACCCAAGGAGTTGGCCAGAGACAGCAAAGGGCGCTTCTTCTTGGACAGGGACGGCTTCTTGTTCCGCTACATCCTCGATTATCTCCGAGACCTGAACTTGGTCCTCCCGGACTACTTCCCCGAGAAGAGTCGACTGCAGAGAGAGGCGGACTTCTTCCAGCTGCGGGACCTTGCCAAACGCCTCAGCCCCCGGGTGAGTAAGGACAATTCAATCAGCGAGGAGATCAGCCAGAGTGACACCGAGGAAGGCGCGCTGCAGTGCGGCTCCTCCGGCGGCATGGAGACTTTACGCGCCATGTCGGTCAGCGGGGCCATGCGCTCCCCATCACTGGACTCCAGAAAGTCGGGCTACATCACGATAGGATACCGCGGCTCGTACACCATTGGCAGAGACATCCAAACCGATGCCAAATTCAGGAGAGTGGCGCGCATCACGGTTTGCGGGAAGACGTCTCTGGCCAAAGAAGTGTTCGGGGACACGCTGAATGAGAGCAGAGACCCGGACAGGCCCCCGGAGAGATACACATCCCGGTACTATCTCAAGTATAATTTTCTAGAGCAGGCGTTTGACAAGCTGACAGAGGCGGGCTTCCACATGGTGGCCTGCAGCTCCACAGGCACCTGCGCCTACACCAGCAACGATCCAAACGAGGACAAAATTTGGACAAGCTACACTGAATATGTCTTCTGTCGGGAATAA
- the acod1 gene encoding cis-aconitate decarboxylase isoform X2, translated as MLRKVLFQGITESFGTAIHALNTTQLTDGVINRSKRMMLDTLGVGLLGTRTAVFNKALKYSQSFTSDERSSVWGNSEITLPPHYAAFVNGIAVHSMDFDDTWYPATHPSGAVLPALLALAEMLPSQPTGLDLLLAFNVGIEVQGRLMRFSREAYNIPERFHPPSVVGVMGSAAASAKLLGLSPAQCTHALAIAASSAGAPLANAATQTKPLHIGNAARRGLEAAQLAQMGLEGNPAILDMDCGFGVYYKDYSPSAMAHSASSDFKWILEDQDVAFKLIPAHLGMHWAVDAALAARAKLENAVGNFDLSQIRHVTLRVPPSKYIDCPLPATEHQARHSFQFNACSALLDNKVTVSSFSDAQINRPALKELLSKVKVDAPKDNQPSFDKMYCEVEIETDQGQSYGARCDTFYGHWRKPLSQEDLVEKFSVNASSVLSTEGVEGVIDAIGNIERARGSTVLGSYLRMTSSQHQQLYSSKNL; from the exons ATGCTACGAAAGGtattg TTCCAGGGTATTACAGAGAGCTTTGGAACTGCTATCCATGCCCTCAACACCACTCAGCTGACAGATGGTGTGATTAACAGGAGCAAAAGGATGATGCTGGACACCCTGGGTGTTGGGCTGTTAGGAACCAGGACAGCTGTCTTTAACAAGGCTCTCAAGTACAGCCAG TCGTTCACGTCTGACGAGAGGAGCAGTGTTTGGGGTAACTCAGAGAtaactcttcctcctcattatGCTGCATTTGTCAATGGCATCGCG GTTCACTCCATGGACTTTGACGACACTTGGTATCCTGCAACTCATCCCTCGGGAGCTGTGCTACCGGCCCTGCTGGCCCTGGCAGAGATGCTGCCCAGCCAGCCCACAGGTCTAGACCTGCTCCTGGCCTTCAATGTTGGCATCGAGGTGCAGGGCAGGCTCATGAGGTTCTCCAGAGAGGCCTACAACATCCCTGAAAG ATTCCACCCTCCCAGTGTTGTTGGGGTGATGGGTAGTGCCGCAGCCTCAGCTAAGCTCCTGGGTCTGTCCCCTGCACAGTGCACTCATGCTCTGGCTATCGCAGCCTCCTCTGCTGGGGCTCCTTTGGCCAACGCCGCCACACAAACCAAACCTCTCCATATAGGAAATGCTGCTCGGAGAGGCCTGGAGGCCGCTCAGCTGGCCCAGATGGGTCTGGAGGGGAATCCAGCCATCCTGGATATGGACTGCGGGTTTGGGGTTTACTACAAGGACTACAGTCCTTCAGCAATGGCACATTCTGCTTCTAGTGACTTTAAATGGATTCTGGAAGATCAGGATGTGGCCTTCAAGCTCATCCCTGCTCATCTGGGGATGCACTGGGCTGTGGATGCAGCACTGGCAGCCCGCGCAAAGCTTGAAAACGCAGTCGGGAACTTTGACCTCAGCCAGATCAGGCATGTCACACTTAGAGTGCCTCCATCCAAGTACATTGACTGCCCCTTACCTGCCACAGAGCACCAAGCCAGGCACTCATTTCAGTTCAACGCCTGCTCCGCCCTGCTGGATAACAAAGTGACAGTGTCTTCCTTCAGTGACGCTCAGATTAACCGGCCTGCTCTGAAGGAGCTCTTGTCCAAAGTCAAGGTGGATGCCCCTAAAGATAACCAACCCAGCTTTGACAAGATGTACTGCGAGGTGGAGATAGAAACAGATCAGGGGCAGAGTTATGGAGCCAGGTGCGATACCTTTTATGGCCACTGGAGGAAGCCACTGAGTCAGGAGGACCTGGTGGAGAAGTTCAGCGTTAATGCTTCTTCAGTGTTGAGCACTGAGGGAGTGGAAGGCGTGATTGATGCGATAGGAAACattgagagagcgagaggaagcACAGTCCTGGGTTCATATCTGAGAATGACAAGTAGTCAACACCAGCAGTTATACAGCTCGAAGAATTTGTGA
- the acod1 gene encoding cis-aconitate decarboxylase isoform X1, which produces MLRKGITESFGTAIHALNTTQLTDGVINRSKRMMLDTLGVGLLGTRTAVFNKALKYSQSFTSDERSSVWGNSEITLPPHYAAFVNGIAVHSMDFDDTWYPATHPSGAVLPALLALAEMLPSQPTGLDLLLAFNVGIEVQGRLMRFSREAYNIPERFHPPSVVGVMGSAAASAKLLGLSPAQCTHALAIAASSAGAPLANAATQTKPLHIGNAARRGLEAAQLAQMGLEGNPAILDMDCGFGVYYKDYSPSAMAHSASSDFKWILEDQDVAFKLIPAHLGMHWAVDAALAARAKLENAVGNFDLSQIRHVTLRVPPSKYIDCPLPATEHQARHSFQFNACSALLDNKVTVSSFSDAQINRPALKELLSKVKVDAPKDNQPSFDKMYCEVEIETDQGQSYGARCDTFYGHWRKPLSQEDLVEKFSVNASSVLSTEGVEGVIDAIGNIERARGSTVLGSYLRMTSSQHQQLYSSKNL; this is translated from the exons ATGCTACGAAAG GGTATTACAGAGAGCTTTGGAACTGCTATCCATGCCCTCAACACCACTCAGCTGACAGATGGTGTGATTAACAGGAGCAAAAGGATGATGCTGGACACCCTGGGTGTTGGGCTGTTAGGAACCAGGACAGCTGTCTTTAACAAGGCTCTCAAGTACAGCCAG TCGTTCACGTCTGACGAGAGGAGCAGTGTTTGGGGTAACTCAGAGAtaactcttcctcctcattatGCTGCATTTGTCAATGGCATCGCG GTTCACTCCATGGACTTTGACGACACTTGGTATCCTGCAACTCATCCCTCGGGAGCTGTGCTACCGGCCCTGCTGGCCCTGGCAGAGATGCTGCCCAGCCAGCCCACAGGTCTAGACCTGCTCCTGGCCTTCAATGTTGGCATCGAGGTGCAGGGCAGGCTCATGAGGTTCTCCAGAGAGGCCTACAACATCCCTGAAAG ATTCCACCCTCCCAGTGTTGTTGGGGTGATGGGTAGTGCCGCAGCCTCAGCTAAGCTCCTGGGTCTGTCCCCTGCACAGTGCACTCATGCTCTGGCTATCGCAGCCTCCTCTGCTGGGGCTCCTTTGGCCAACGCCGCCACACAAACCAAACCTCTCCATATAGGAAATGCTGCTCGGAGAGGCCTGGAGGCCGCTCAGCTGGCCCAGATGGGTCTGGAGGGGAATCCAGCCATCCTGGATATGGACTGCGGGTTTGGGGTTTACTACAAGGACTACAGTCCTTCAGCAATGGCACATTCTGCTTCTAGTGACTTTAAATGGATTCTGGAAGATCAGGATGTGGCCTTCAAGCTCATCCCTGCTCATCTGGGGATGCACTGGGCTGTGGATGCAGCACTGGCAGCCCGCGCAAAGCTTGAAAACGCAGTCGGGAACTTTGACCTCAGCCAGATCAGGCATGTCACACTTAGAGTGCCTCCATCCAAGTACATTGACTGCCCCTTACCTGCCACAGAGCACCAAGCCAGGCACTCATTTCAGTTCAACGCCTGCTCCGCCCTGCTGGATAACAAAGTGACAGTGTCTTCCTTCAGTGACGCTCAGATTAACCGGCCTGCTCTGAAGGAGCTCTTGTCCAAAGTCAAGGTGGATGCCCCTAAAGATAACCAACCCAGCTTTGACAAGATGTACTGCGAGGTGGAGATAGAAACAGATCAGGGGCAGAGTTATGGAGCCAGGTGCGATACCTTTTATGGCCACTGGAGGAAGCCACTGAGTCAGGAGGACCTGGTGGAGAAGTTCAGCGTTAATGCTTCTTCAGTGTTGAGCACTGAGGGAGTGGAAGGCGTGATTGATGCGATAGGAAACattgagagagcgagaggaagcACAGTCCTGGGTTCATATCTGAGAATGACAAGTAGTCAACACCAGCAGTTATACAGCTCGAAGAATTTGTGA
- the LOC139292155 gene encoding glutamine amidotransferase-like class 1 domain-containing protein 3, mitochondrial has product MLTLLHHCGRNLLTFRTVQTVNRSYYSTQMGKRVAVVLAGCGVYDGSEIHEASAVLVHLSRGGASVNMFAPNIDQMHVVNHLKGEPSEEKRNVLVESARLARGNIQDLSKLSVKDHDAVIFPGGFGAAKNLCTWAVKGKDCSVNEEVKAALQAFHGDGKPIGLCCISPVLAAKVFPGCEVTVGLEKDEKYPDTTDTAAAINQLGCKHVSKSVSESHVDEKNKLVTTSAFMCNAPIHEIFDGIGAMVQDVLKLA; this is encoded by the exons ATGCTCACCCTGCTGCACCACTGTGGCCGCAACTTACTGACATTCAGGACAGTTCAGACAGTAAATAGAAGTTACTACTCAACACAGATGGGTAAGCGCGTGGCTGTGGTGTTGGCGGGCTGCGGAGTTTATGACGGCAGCGAGATCCACGAGGCCTCCGCTGTTTTGGTCCACCTGAGCAGAGGAGGTGCAAGT GTAAACATGTTTGCCCCCAACATTGACCAGATGCATGTGGTGAATCACCTGAAAGGTGAACCGTCTGAGGAGAAGAGAAACGTGTTGGTGGAGAGCGCGAGACTGGCCCGTGGAAACATCCAGGACCTGTCTAAACTCAGTGTCAAAGACCATGACGCTGTGATATTCCCAG GTGGTTTTGGGGCAGCAAAGAACCTCTGTACGTGGGCCGTGAAGGGGAAAGACTGCTCCGTTAATGAGGAGGTTAAAGCCGCGCTGCAGGCGTTCCACGGCGACGGTAAACCCatcggcctctgctgcatctcaCCTGTTCTGGCTGCCAAGGTGTTTCCTGGCTGTGAGGTCACCGTCGGCCTCGAGAAGGATGAGAA gtaCCCCGACACGACCGACACTGCAGCTGCCATCAACCAGCTGGGCTGCAAACACGTGAGTAAGAGTGTCAGCGAGAGCCACGTGGACGAGAAGAACAAGCTGGTCACCACCTCTGCCTTCATGTGCAACGCCCCAATACACGAGATATTTGATGGAATCGGAGCGATGGTGCAGGACGTGCTGAAACTTGCTTGA
- the cln5 gene encoding bis(monoacylglycero)phosphate synthase CLN5 — protein MSRAEAVLCLNLLLFLHVAAQFRIDGQQQWPVPYRRFDRRPSADSYCEALYPFCPTGDRDGRTPYMRDSDIISVYRLQTPVWEFKYGDMLGKFHIMHDAIGFSSSDTGANYTMEWYELFQLGNCTFPHLRPEVYAPFWCNQGAACLFEGIDDSHWSQNGTLEKIGEVTGSQFNDMAQWVQDDNETGIYYETWTVRSDPSPNATVWFESYDCSQFVHRTYRKLTELGAKLSSRSQTNYTKIYLYSGEPTFLGNDSAIFGQPALKNLAEDIRKFYHTFRPHQSFIDFAISLLEAYKKVVLDKSFYLYYNFEYWHLPMKPPYMQITYEEVPLP, from the exons ATGAGTCGCGCGGAGGCTGTTCTGTGTTTAAACCTGCTCCTGTTTCTTCATGTTGCTGCTCAATTCAGGATTGATGGACAGCAGCAGTGGCCCGTTCCCTACAG ACGGTTTGATCGTCGCCCTTCTGCAGACTCTTACTGTGAAGCTCTCTACCCCTTCTGTCCCACTGGAGACCGGGACGGACGGACTCCCTACATGAGAGACAGCGACATCATCTCAGTTTATCGACTGCAAACGCCTGTGTGGGAATTCAAGTATGGAGATATGCTGGGGAAATTT CATATCATGCATGATGCCATTGGGTTCAGCAGTTCAGATACGGGGGCCAACTACACCATGGAGTGGTATGAGCTGTTTCAGCTGGGTAACTGCACCTTCCCTCACCTCAGGCCAGAGGTGTACGCACCTTTCTGGTGCAACCAGGGAGCTGCCTGCCTCTTCGAAGGCATTGATGACTCACACTGGTCACAAAATGGCACCTTGGAGAAAATAGGAGAAGTCACAG GGAGTCAGTTCAATGACATGGCCCAGTGGGTCCAGGACGACAACGAGACCGGGATCTACTATGAGACATGGACAGTTCGCTCTGACCCAAGCCCTAACGCCACAGTGTGGTTTGAGTCTTACGACTGCTCCCAGTTTGTCCACCGCACATACAGGAAACTGACTGAGCTGGGAGCCAAACTATCCAGCAGATCACAGACCAACTACACCAAGATCTACCTGTACAGCGGAGAGCCCACCTTTCTCGGCAACGACAGCGCCATATTTGGACAGCCTGCTCTGAAGAATCTGGCAGAGGACATCCGTAAATTTTACCACACATTCAGACCGCACCAATCGTTTATAGACTTTGCCATCAGTCTGTTGGAGGCTTATAAAAAGGTCGTGCTGGACAAGAGCTTCTACCTCTACTACAACTTTGAGTACTGGCATCTGCCAATGAAGCCTCCCTATATGCAGATTACATATGAAGAAGTTCCTTTGCCCTAA